From the Candidatus Binatia bacterium genome, the window ATGCAGGCCATACTGTCGGCGGAGATGACGGGCGAGTTCAAAGCTCACCAATGCTCCGAGGCTGTGGCCGAAGAGGGCAAACGGCTTGTCCAGGAGCGGAAAGAGGGCGTGGGCAAGGGCCTGGATGAGAGGTGAGAGGCGAGTGAAAGGAGGCTCCATCAGCCGAGTTCCCCGTCCGGGAAGTTGAACCGGACAGACCTCGACATCGGCTGGCAAGCCGGCCGGCCAGGTGCGAAAAATCGAGGCGTTGCCTCCCGCATACGGAAAGCAAAATAGACGGAGGCGGGCCTGCGGACGCGGCCGGCGGCATGCAAGCCAGGGGTCAGGAGCAACGGTGGTGGTCATAGGATGGCGCGTGGGCGGAATCTGTGCGGCTATCTTTCCTGCTGGTCCATCGTCTGGCGCAGGCTGAGCGGCCTCATGTCGGCCCACGCTTCTCTAATATAGGCCAAGCACTCGGTCTTGGACCCGATCGTACCTGCATCCCTCCAGCCAACAGGGTTCTCCCGCTCGGCAGGCCAGATCGAGTACTGTTCTTCCTGATTCACGACGACTTTGTAGCGTGCACTGTCGGCGTTGGTGTTCCCATTCATCGAGCGTCCCTCATCGATCCGGCGGGTGACTTGACTCCATCGGCGAACCAAGCCTCGCCGCTTGCGGCTTGCTCGACGCAAGCCTTCA encodes:
- a CDS encoding MbtH family protein; its protein translation is MNGNTNADSARYKVVVNQEEQYSIWPAERENPVGWRDAGTIGSKTECLAYIREAWADMRPLSLRQTMDQQER